GCCCGCGCCGTGCGGGTGATGGACCGGCTCCGCTCGCCGGGAGGCTGCCCCTGGGATGCGCAGCAGACGCACCGCTCGCTGGCCAAGTACCTCCTCGAGGAGGCGTACGAGGCGGTCGACGCGATCGGCGGCAGCGATCCCGAGCACCTGAAGGAGGAGCTCGGCGACGTCCTGCTGCAGGTGCTCTTCCACGCCCGGATCGCGCAGGAGTCGGCGGACGGCTTCGACATCGACGACGTGGCGGACGCGCTGAGCGACAAGCTCGAGCGGCGCCACCCGCACGTCTTCGGTGACACGCAGGTCAGCGGGGCCGACGAGGTCGACGCCAACTGGGAGCAGATCAAGGCCGCCGAGCAGCAGCGCACCGGCACCTACGAGGGCCTGGTCTGGGGCGCCCCGTCGCTCGCCGTCGCTGCCGCGGCCCTGCGCCGGGCCGCCCGCGCCGGGGAAGACCTGCAGGTCGCGCGGGACGGCGCCGAGGGCGAGGTCGCGGCCGACCTGCTGGCGGTCGTGCGCCGCGCGGGCGAGCTCGGGGTGGACGCCGAGACGGCGCTGCGCGGGGCGCTGCGTGCCGCGACCGCGACGTCCGCGAGCAACCCCACAGCGCGCGCCTAGCAGCGATCCCAGCCAGGCAGCGGATCGCCGTTAAGGTGGAGTCGACAGCGCGCACCTGACGTGCCGCGACGCACGAGTATCACCAGAGCCCCAAAGGAGCATCAGTGGCCAGCATTGAGGCGATCGGCGCCCGCGA
The genomic region above belongs to Cumulibacter manganitolerans and contains:
- a CDS encoding MazG family protein; the encoded protein is MTERGLARAVRVMDRLRSPGGCPWDAQQTHRSLAKYLLEEAYEAVDAIGGSDPEHLKEELGDVLLQVLFHARIAQESADGFDIDDVADALSDKLERRHPHVFGDTQVSGADEVDANWEQIKAAEQQRTGTYEGLVWGAPSLAVAAAALRRAARAGEDLQVARDGAEGEVAADLLAVVRRAGELGVDAETALRGALRAATATSASNPTARA